A genome region from Cucumis sativus cultivar 9930 chromosome 4, Cucumber_9930_V3, whole genome shotgun sequence includes the following:
- the LOC101217902 gene encoding WAT1-related protein At2g37460: MNPQVSQWCVSAKPFFAVVFLQFGLAGMDILSKAALNQGMSNYVLVVYRHAVATIVIAPFALIFDKKVRPKMTIPVFAKLMVLSLLEPVIDQNLYFMGMKYTTATFAAAMCNILPAITFVMAWILRLEKVRIKSIRSQAKIVGTVATVGGAMIMTLMKGPIVELFWVKERANNPQQRGEISLQHTIKGSIMITIGCFSWACFMILQAITLKAYPAELSLTAWICLLGTAEGTVVALVMERGNPAVWSITWGTKLLAAVYSGIFCSGLAYYIQGLVMKDKGPVFVTAFSPLSMVIVAIMSSFILGERLYFGRVLGAVVIIVGLYLVVWGKNKDENCSSSEDLKLPTKQILEDNKTMETLTIEPNSCIDLKNNNEQK, translated from the exons ATGAATCCCCAAGTTAGCCAATGGTGTGTCTCAGCCAAGCCTTTTTTTGCTGTAGTGTTCTTGCAGTTTGGTCTTGCAGGAATGGACATTCTATCTAAAGCAGCTCTGAACCAAGGAATGAGCAACTATGTTCTTGTTGTTTATCGCCATGCAGTTGCCACAATTGTTATAGCCCCTTTTGCACTGATTTTTGACAA GAAGGTCAGACCAAAGATGACAATTCCAGTCTTTGCCAAGTTAATGGTCCTCAGCTTGCTAGA GCCTGTGATTGATCAAAACTTATATTTCATGGGAATGAAGTACACAACAGCAACTTTTGCAGCTGCCATGTGCAATATTCTTCCTGCCATTACCTTTGTAATGGCTTGGATTCTCAG GCTTGAGAAAGTAAGAATCAAAAGCATCAGAAGCCAAGCTAAGATAGTGGGAACCGTAGCAACAGTCGGAGGAGCTATGATAATGACACTAATGAAAGGTCCAATTGTAGAGCTATTTTGGGTTAAAGAAAGAGCTAACAACCCACAACAAAGAGGTGAAATCAGCCTTCAACATACAATCAAAGGTTCGATTATGATCACAATTGGTTGCTTCAGCTGGGCCTGTTTCATGATTCTTCAG GCAATAACATTGAAAGCTTACCCAGCTGAACTTTCTCTTACGGCATGGATTTGCTTATTGGGAACGGCGGAGGGAACTGTGGTGGCTTTGGTGATGGAAAGAGGAAACCCCGCCGTTTGGTCCATTACTTGGGGAACTAAATTACTCGCCGCCGTTTATAGT GGGATATTTTGTTCGGGACTTGCTTATTACATTCAAGGATTAGTGATGAAAGACAAAGGACCTGTTTTTGTCACTGCCTTTAGTCCTTTGAGTATGGTCATTGTAGCCATCATGAGTTCCTTTATTTTAGGCGAACGTCTTTACTTTGGAag GGTACTTGGAGCAGTTGTGATAATTGTGGGACTATACCTTGTTGTTTGGGGCAAAAACAAAGATGAGAATTGTTCCTCAAGTGAAGACTTGAAATTGCCCACAAAACAAATATTGGAAGACAACAAGACGATGGAAACTTTAACAATTGAACCAAATAGTTGTATTGATTTAAAGAATAACAATGAGCAAAAATGA